From the genome of Pseudomonas yamanorum, one region includes:
- the betB gene encoding betaine-aldehyde dehydrogenase, with amino-acid sequence MARFELQKLYIDGGYSDAGSDATFEAINPANGEVLANVQRATKEDVERAVVSAEKGQKIWAAMTAMERSRILRRAVDILRERNDELAALETLDTGKPYSETQYVDIVTGADVLEYYAGLVPAIEGEQIPLRDTSFVYTRREPLGVVAGIGAWNYPIQIALWKSAPALAAGNAMIFKPSEVTSLTTLKLAEIYTAAGVPDGVFNVLTGSGREVGTWLTEHPRIEKVSFTGGTDTGKKVMASASSSSLKEVTMELGGKSPLIIFDDADLDRAADIAMMANFYSSGQVCTNGTRVFVPTALKGAFEAKIAERVARIRIGNPEDENTNFGPLVSFAHMESVLGYIAKGKEQGARLLCGGDRLTDGEFAKGAYVAPTVFTDCTDEMTIVREEIFGPVMSILTYDTEEEVIRRANDTDFGLAAGLVTKDLNRAHRVIHQLEAGICWINAWGESDAKMPVGGYKQSGVGRENGISSLNNFTRIKSVQVELGDYASVF; translated from the coding sequence ATGGCCCGTTTCGAACTGCAAAAACTCTACATTGACGGCGGCTACTCCGACGCTGGCAGCGATGCCACTTTCGAAGCCATCAACCCGGCTAACGGTGAAGTTCTCGCCAATGTGCAACGCGCCACTAAAGAAGACGTTGAGCGCGCTGTAGTCAGCGCCGAAAAGGGCCAGAAAATCTGGGCCGCCATGACTGCCATGGAGCGTTCGCGCATCCTGCGTCGCGCCGTCGACATCCTGCGCGAGCGCAACGATGAGCTGGCCGCCCTGGAAACTCTGGACACCGGCAAGCCGTACTCCGAAACCCAATACGTCGACATCGTCACCGGCGCCGACGTGCTGGAATACTACGCAGGCCTGGTGCCCGCCATCGAAGGCGAGCAGATCCCGCTGCGTGACACCTCGTTCGTCTACACCCGTCGCGAGCCGCTGGGCGTCGTGGCCGGTATCGGCGCGTGGAACTACCCGATCCAGATCGCCCTGTGGAAATCCGCACCTGCCCTGGCGGCCGGTAACGCGATGATCTTCAAGCCAAGCGAAGTCACCTCGCTGACCACCCTGAAACTGGCTGAAATCTACACCGCAGCCGGCGTTCCGGATGGTGTGTTCAACGTTCTGACCGGCAGCGGCCGTGAAGTCGGCACCTGGCTGACCGAGCACCCGCGCATCGAGAAAGTCTCTTTCACCGGCGGCACCGACACCGGCAAGAAAGTCATGGCCAGCGCTTCGAGCTCCTCGCTCAAAGAAGTCACCATGGAACTGGGCGGCAAATCCCCGCTGATCATTTTCGACGACGCCGACCTCGACCGCGCCGCCGATATCGCGATGATGGCCAACTTCTACAGCTCGGGCCAGGTCTGCACCAACGGCACTCGCGTATTCGTTCCGACCGCCCTCAAAGGCGCGTTCGAAGCCAAGATCGCCGAGCGCGTTGCCCGCATCCGCATCGGCAACCCGGAAGATGAAAACACCAACTTCGGCCCGCTGGTCAGCTTCGCCCACATGGAAAGCGTGCTCGGCTACATCGCCAAAGGTAAAGAGCAAGGCGCGCGCCTGCTGTGCGGCGGCGACCGCCTGACCGACGGCGAATTCGCCAAGGGTGCCTACGTGGCCCCGACCGTGTTCACTGACTGCACCGACGAGATGACCATCGTCCGTGAAGAAATCTTCGGCCCGGTGATGAGCATCCTCACCTACGACACCGAAGAAGAAGTGATCCGCCGCGCCAACGACACCGACTTCGGCCTGGCCGCTGGCTTGGTGACCAAGGACCTGAACCGCGCCCACCGCGTGATTCATCAGCTGGAAGCCGGTATCTGCTGGATCAACGCCTGGGGCGAGTCCGACGCGAAGATGCCGGTGGGCGGCTACAAGCAGTCGGGCGTTGGCCGTGAAAACGGGATCAGCTCGCTGAACAACTTCACTCGCATCAAATCGGTACAGGTTGAGCTGGGCGACTACGCCTCGGTGTTCTAA
- the betA gene encoding choline dehydrogenase, producing MSQEYDYIIVGAGSAGNTLATRLTEDEGVTVLLLEAGGPDYRLDFRTQMPAALAFPLQGRRYNWAYETDPEPHMDGRRMECGRGKGLGGSSLINGMCYIRGNAMDYDNWSKLPGLEDWTYLDCLPYFRKAETRDIGPNDYHGGEGPVSVTTPKAGNNPLFHAMVEAGVQAGYPRTEDLNGYQQEGFGPMDRTVTPNGRRASTARGYLDTAKKRSTLTIVTHALTDKVLFEGKRAVGVRYLIGAAEERVEARARKEVLVCSGAIASPQLLQRSGVGPAKLLESLDIPVVHDLPGVGENLQDHLELYLQYACTQPVSLYPALLWYNQPAIGAEWLFNGTGIGASNQFEAGGFIRTREDFDWPNIQYHFLPVAINYNGSNGVKEHGFQAHMGSMRSPSRGRVQLKSKNPREYPSILFNYMSTEQDWQEFRDGIRLTREIMQQPALDQYRGREISPGIDVQTDEQLDKFIREHAETAFHPSCSCKMGTDEMAVVDAEGRVHGMQGLRVVDASIMPIITTGNLNAPTIMIAEKIADKIRGRQPLPRSTADYYVAGDAPVRGKPMREVGPTAQ from the coding sequence ATGTCCCAAGAATACGACTACATCATTGTGGGTGCCGGCTCCGCCGGTAACACCCTGGCGACCCGTCTGACCGAAGACGAAGGCGTCACCGTCCTGTTGCTGGAAGCCGGCGGCCCGGACTACCGTCTTGATTTCCGTACCCAGATGCCAGCCGCCCTGGCGTTCCCGCTGCAAGGCCGCCGCTACAACTGGGCCTACGAAACCGATCCAGAGCCACACATGGACGGTCGCCGGATGGAATGCGGTCGCGGCAAAGGCCTCGGCGGTTCTTCGCTGATCAACGGCATGTGCTACATCCGCGGCAACGCGATGGACTACGACAACTGGTCGAAACTGCCGGGCCTGGAAGACTGGACCTACCTGGACTGCCTGCCGTATTTCCGTAAAGCAGAAACCCGCGATATCGGCCCGAACGACTACCACGGTGGCGAAGGCCCGGTCAGCGTGACCACGCCAAAAGCCGGCAACAACCCGCTGTTCCACGCGATGGTTGAAGCAGGCGTACAGGCCGGTTACCCACGCACCGAAGACTTGAACGGCTACCAGCAGGAAGGCTTCGGCCCGATGGACCGTACCGTGACGCCAAACGGTCGTCGCGCCAGCACCGCTCGCGGTTACCTGGACACGGCCAAGAAGCGCTCGACGCTGACCATCGTCACCCACGCCCTGACCGACAAAGTACTGTTCGAAGGCAAGCGTGCCGTCGGCGTGCGTTACCTGATCGGTGCTGCTGAAGAACGCGTTGAAGCCCGTGCCCGCAAGGAAGTCCTGGTGTGCAGCGGCGCAATCGCTTCGCCGCAACTGCTGCAACGTTCCGGCGTCGGCCCGGCGAAGCTGCTGGAAAGCCTCGACATCCCGGTGGTCCACGACCTGCCAGGCGTCGGCGAAAACCTGCAGGATCACCTTGAGCTGTACCTGCAATACGCCTGCACCCAACCGGTCTCGCTGTACCCGGCGCTGCTCTGGTACAACCAGCCGGCCATTGGTGCCGAGTGGCTGTTCAACGGCACCGGCATCGGCGCCAGCAACCAGTTCGAAGCGGGCGGTTTCATCCGTACCCGTGAAGACTTCGATTGGCCGAACATCCAGTACCACTTCCTGCCGGTAGCGATTAACTACAACGGCAGCAACGGTGTGAAAGAGCACGGTTTCCAGGCGCACATGGGCTCCATGCGTTCGCCGAGCCGCGGTCGCGTGCAGTTGAAGTCGAAGAACCCACGGGAATACCCGAGCATCCTCTTCAACTACATGTCTACCGAACAGGACTGGCAGGAATTCCGCGACGGCATCCGCCTGACCCGTGAAATCATGCAACAGCCGGCACTCGACCAATACCGTGGCCGCGAAATCAGCCCGGGCATCGACGTACAGACCGACGAGCAACTGGATAAATTTATCCGTGAGCACGCCGAGACGGCGTTCCACCCGTCCTGCTCGTGCAAGATGGGCACCGACGAGATGGCCGTGGTTGACGCCGAAGGCCGTGTGCATGGCATGCAGGGTCTGCGCGTGGTTGACGCCTCGATCATGCCGATCATCACCACCGGCAACCTGAACGCGCCGACGATCATGATCGCCGAGAAAATCGCCGACAAGATCCGTGGCCGCCAGCCACTGCCGCGCAGCACTGCGGATTACTACGTGGCAGGCGATGCGCCGGTGCGTGGCAAGCCGATGCGTGAAGTAGGTCCTACTGCGCAGTAA
- a CDS encoding BCCT family transporter produces MFYTSTALILLLTAILIIAPQEAGRMLGVAQAWLSKSFGWYYMVVIAAYLVFVVGLAFSSYGKLKLGSKDDTPDFSYGAWAGMLFSSGIGISLLYFGASEPLDHYFNPPEGASATGEAARQALQLTFLHWGLHGWAIYALVGLAVAYFAYRHNQPLALRSALYPLVGERWVKGAAGHAVDGFGMFVTLLGLVTNLGIGSMQVSSGLENLFGMEHSNTNLLIVIIVMSTVATIAAVSGVENGIRRLSNLNIVLFSGLLIFVLLFGPTLHLLNGFVQNIGDYMNGIVLKTFDLYVYEGDADKTERWMGLWTLFYWAWWISWAPFVGMFIARISRGRTVRELVAGVLLIPLGFTLAWLSIFGNSALDLVVNHGAVELGKTALEQPSMAIYQLLEHYPASKIVIGVSIFVGFVLFLTPADSGAVMMANLSCKGGNVDEDAPHWLRIFWSAVITLVTIGLLFAGNFEAMQTMVVLAGLPFSVVLILFMFGLHKAMRQDVAIELEQAQLAERGRRGFSERLTALDLQPSQGTVQRFMDKHVTPALEEAATALRDQGLEVQTLLGKSKRCIGVRIEMEEGNPFVYEVSLDAYSSAPNDLPEEERTRYYRAEVYLHNGPQEYDLMGFAQEQITRDVLDQFESHRQLLGRVYS; encoded by the coding sequence GTGTTCTACACCTCCACCGCGCTGATTCTGTTGTTGACCGCGATTCTGATCATCGCCCCGCAGGAAGCCGGCAGGATGCTCGGTGTGGCCCAAGCCTGGTTGTCGAAAAGCTTTGGCTGGTACTACATGGTCGTGATCGCCGCCTACCTGGTGTTTGTGGTGGGCCTGGCGTTTTCGTCCTACGGAAAATTGAAACTGGGCAGCAAGGACGACACCCCGGACTTCAGCTACGGCGCCTGGGCCGGCATGCTCTTCTCGTCGGGCATCGGCATCTCGCTGCTGTACTTCGGCGCGTCCGAGCCGCTGGACCACTACTTCAACCCGCCTGAAGGCGCGTCGGCCACCGGCGAAGCCGCACGGCAGGCCTTGCAGTTGACGTTCCTGCACTGGGGCCTGCACGGCTGGGCGATCTACGCACTGGTCGGCCTGGCCGTGGCGTACTTTGCCTACCGTCATAACCAGCCGCTGGCCTTGCGTTCGGCGCTGTACCCGCTGGTGGGCGAGCGTTGGGTCAAAGGTGCGGCCGGTCACGCGGTGGACGGCTTCGGCATGTTCGTCACGCTGCTGGGCCTGGTGACGAACCTGGGGATTGGTTCGATGCAAGTGTCGTCCGGGCTGGAAAACCTGTTCGGCATGGAGCACAGCAACACCAACCTGCTGATCGTGATCATCGTGATGAGCACCGTGGCGACCATCGCTGCCGTGTCGGGTGTGGAGAACGGCATTCGCCGCCTGTCCAACCTGAACATCGTGCTGTTCAGCGGCCTGCTGATTTTTGTATTGCTGTTTGGCCCGACTTTGCACCTGCTCAACGGCTTCGTGCAGAACATCGGCGACTACATGAACGGCATCGTGCTGAAGACCTTCGACCTGTACGTGTACGAAGGCGACGCCGACAAGACCGAGCGCTGGATGGGCCTGTGGACCCTGTTCTACTGGGCCTGGTGGATTTCCTGGGCGCCATTCGTGGGCATGTTCATCGCGCGTATTTCCCGTGGCCGCACCGTGCGTGAACTGGTGGCCGGCGTGCTGCTGATCCCGCTGGGCTTCACCCTGGCATGGCTGTCGATCTTCGGTAACTCGGCCCTGGACCTGGTGGTCAACCATGGCGCGGTGGAGTTGGGCAAGACCGCACTGGAACAGCCGTCCATGGCGATCTACCAACTGCTTGAGCATTACCCGGCGTCGAAAATCGTCATCGGTGTGTCGATCTTTGTGGGCTTCGTACTCTTCCTGACCCCGGCGGATTCCGGCGCGGTGATGATGGCGAACCTGTCCTGCAAAGGCGGCAATGTTGACGAAGATGCGCCCCACTGGTTGCGGATCTTCTGGTCGGCGGTGATCACCCTGGTGACCATCGGCCTGTTGTTCGCCGGTAACTTCGAAGCCATGCAAACCATGGTGGTGCTGGCCGGCCTGCCATTCTCGGTGGTGCTGATCCTGTTCATGTTCGGCCTGCACAAGGCAATGCGCCAGGACGTGGCGATCGAGCTGGAGCAGGCGCAATTGGCTGAACGTGGTCGGCGTGGTTTCAGCGAGCGTTTGACGGCCCTGGACCTGCAACCGAGCCAGGGTACCGTGCAACGCTTTATGGACAAGCACGTCACGCCGGCGCTGGAAGAGGCAGCGACTGCGTTGCGTGATCAGGGGCTGGAAGTGCAGACCCTGCTGGGCAAATCCAAGCGCTGCATTGGTGTGCGCATCGAGATGGAAGAGGGTAATCCGTTTGTCTACGAGGTGAGCCTGGATGCTTATTCGTCGGCACCGAACGACTTGCCCGAGGAAGAGCGCACGCGCTACTACCGCGCCGAGGTTTACCTGCACAACGGGCCTCAAGAGTACGACCTGATGGGCTTTGCCCAGGAACAGATCACCCGGGACGTGCTCGATCAGTTTGAAAGCCATCGGCAGCTCCTTGGCCGTGTCTATAGCTAA
- a CDS encoding TldD/PmbA family protein — MFEHHATLKKQFSALRTNAEFFSLRYVRESGQYLSVRKNIAEPPHLSQDEGAMLTVRLNGVEAYAATHDISLPGLQAALERAEQQARLIKPHALLDLRDQPVSSDIADYLSPSLDQPFPSLRDCYQLLGAESAAVPKDERLVNWEVSLGTTHVEQIYLNSAGAELRQAQRFVFPGVNVTAYDGNDSQTRTLGGTNFGQQGGFDVISRFGLVGAAPQIADQALQLLLAPNTPQGPRDLLLMPDQMILQIHESIGHPLELDRILGDERNYAGTSFVKASDFGHLQYGSRLLNVTFDPDIPEQLASYGHDDDGTKASKQFLIREGLLLKPLGGALSQYRSGMQGVANSRACSWNRAPIDRMANLNIEAGDQNMAQLIGGIEHGILMSTNRSWSIDDARNKFQFGCEWGQLIENGELKGVVKNPNYRAISAQFWRNLSAVGDASTFKVLGTPNCGKGEPNQVIRVGHASPACVFSNVDVFGGDA; from the coding sequence ATGTTCGAACACCACGCCACACTCAAAAAGCAATTCAGTGCCCTGCGCACCAACGCCGAATTCTTCTCCCTGCGCTATGTCCGCGAGTCCGGCCAGTACCTGTCGGTACGCAAGAACATCGCCGAGCCGCCACACCTGAGCCAGGACGAAGGCGCGATGCTTACCGTGCGCCTCAACGGCGTCGAAGCCTATGCCGCCACCCACGATATTTCCCTGCCCGGCCTGCAAGCCGCCCTTGAGCGCGCCGAACAGCAAGCCCGGTTGATCAAGCCCCACGCCCTGCTCGACCTGCGCGACCAGCCGGTGTCCAGCGACATCGCCGACTACCTGTCGCCGAGCCTCGACCAGCCCTTCCCGTCCCTGCGCGACTGCTACCAGCTGCTCGGCGCCGAATCCGCCGCCGTGCCCAAGGACGAGCGCCTGGTGAACTGGGAAGTCAGCCTGGGCACCACCCACGTCGAACAGATCTACCTCAACAGCGCCGGCGCCGAACTGCGCCAGGCCCAGCGGTTTGTGTTCCCGGGTGTCAACGTCACGGCCTACGACGGCAACGACAGCCAGACCCGCACCCTGGGCGGCACCAACTTCGGCCAGCAAGGCGGCTTCGACGTGATCAGCCGCTTCGGCTTGGTGGGCGCCGCGCCGCAGATTGCGGACCAGGCACTGCAACTGCTGCTGGCCCCGAACACGCCCCAGGGCCCGCGCGACCTGCTACTGATGCCCGATCAGATGATCCTGCAGATCCACGAATCCATCGGCCACCCGCTGGAACTCGACCGCATCCTCGGCGACGAGCGCAATTACGCCGGCACCAGCTTCGTCAAGGCCAGCGACTTCGGCCACCTGCAATACGGCTCCAGGCTGCTGAACGTAACCTTCGACCCGGACATTCCCGAGCAGCTCGCCAGCTACGGGCATGACGACGACGGTACGAAGGCCAGCAAACAATTCCTGATCCGCGAAGGCCTGCTGCTCAAGCCGTTGGGCGGTGCGTTGTCGCAATACCGCTCCGGCATGCAAGGCGTGGCCAACAGCCGTGCCTGCAGCTGGAACCGCGCGCCGATCGACCGCATGGCCAACCTGAATATTGAGGCCGGCGACCAGAACATGGCGCAACTGATTGGCGGTATCGAGCATGGCATCCTGATGTCCACCAACCGATCCTGGTCGATTGACGATGCACGCAACAAATTCCAGTTCGGTTGCGAATGGGGCCAGTTGATTGAAAACGGCGAGCTCAAAGGTGTGGTGAAGAACCCCAACTACCGGGCGATTTCCGCGCAGTTCTGGCGCAACCTCAGCGCCGTTGGCGACGCCAGCACCTTCAAGGTGCTGGGCACGCCTAACTGCGGCAAGGGCGAACCCAACCAGGTGATCCGAGTCGGCCATGCGTCGCCGGCCTGTGTGTTCAGCAACGTGGACGTGTTCGGGGGAGACGCCTGA
- a CDS encoding TldD/PmbA family protein: protein MNNFKALVDWLKQAITDHEQFHLGYANESSEFVRFNQGKVRQAGQVQQASLNLKLINDGRHADLGITLAGEPELDRQRLADGLQQLRETLPLLPQDPYLLLNHNAWQNKDQQDRPLPDLAQVLEAISVAAEGVDMVGFYAAGPISRGFASSSGAFGWHQDNSFNFDFSLFHANGEAVKASYAGNDWDSAAFAQRFQQAREQLEFLGRPLHPLAPGQYRAYLAPAAMEEIISMLTWGGFSAQAIASKGSPLQRLYNGDQALNPLVTLDEQVSGSLSSAFSRDGYPRSDVKLISAGKAEGQLVNSRSAAEYGLSTNGASGDESPSALQMAAGNLAQADILKQLGTGLYISNLWYLNYSDQPAARLTGMTRFATFWVEDGEIKAPVSTMRFDDSVYSLLGSQLEALTADRELLLSASTYSQRNTSSNLLPGALVKRLTLTL, encoded by the coding sequence ATGAATAATTTCAAAGCCTTGGTGGACTGGCTCAAGCAAGCCATCACCGACCACGAACAATTCCACCTCGGCTACGCCAACGAATCGTCCGAGTTTGTGCGTTTCAATCAGGGCAAAGTGCGCCAGGCCGGCCAGGTGCAACAGGCCAGCCTGAACCTGAAGCTGATCAACGACGGGCGCCACGCCGACCTCGGCATCACCCTGGCGGGCGAGCCTGAACTGGACCGCCAGCGCCTGGCCGACGGCCTGCAACAACTGCGCGAGACCTTGCCGTTGCTGCCGCAGGATCCGTACCTGCTGCTCAACCACAATGCCTGGCAAAACAAGGACCAGCAGGACCGACCACTGCCAGACCTGGCCCAGGTGCTGGAAGCAATCAGCGTGGCCGCCGAAGGTGTGGACATGGTCGGCTTCTACGCCGCTGGCCCTATCAGCCGCGGGTTTGCAAGCTCTTCAGGTGCCTTTGGCTGGCACCAGGACAACAGTTTCAACTTCGACTTCAGCCTGTTCCACGCCAACGGCGAAGCGGTGAAAGCCAGTTACGCCGGCAACGATTGGGACAGCGCGGCCTTCGCCCAACGTTTCCAGCAGGCCCGCGAGCAACTGGAATTCCTCGGCCGCCCGCTGCACCCACTGGCACCGGGGCAATACCGCGCCTACTTGGCCCCGGCGGCCATGGAAGAGATCATCAGCATGCTGACCTGGGGCGGGTTTTCCGCCCAGGCCATCGCCAGCAAGGGCAGCCCGCTGCAACGCTTGTACAACGGTGATCAAGCCTTGAACCCGCTGGTGACACTGGATGAGCAGGTCAGCGGCTCCCTGAGCTCGGCGTTTTCCCGTGACGGCTATCCACGCAGCGACGTGAAGCTGATCAGTGCCGGCAAGGCTGAAGGCCAACTGGTCAACTCCCGCAGCGCGGCCGAATACGGTTTGAGCACCAACGGCGCCAGCGGTGATGAGTCCCCCAGCGCGTTGCAGATGGCCGCCGGCAACCTGGCCCAGGCCGATATCCTCAAGCAATTGGGTACCGGCTTGTACATCAGCAACCTGTGGTACCTGAACTACTCCGACCAGCCCGCCGCGCGCCTGACCGGCATGACCCGCTTCGCCACGTTCTGGGTCGAGGACGGCGAGATCAAGGCGCCGGTCAGCACCATGCGTTTTGATGACAGCGTGTACAGCCTGCTGGGCTCGCAACTGGAAGCGCTGACCGCTGATCGGGAATTGCTGCTGTCGGCGAGTACGTATAGCCAGCGCAATACCTCGTCCAACCTATTACCGGGCGCATTGGTAAAGCGCCTGACCCTGACCTTATAA
- the betI gene encoding transcriptional regulator BetI, which produces MPKVGMQPIRRQQLIEATLTAVDQVGMGDASIALIARLAGVSNGIISHYFQDKNGLIAATMRYLMNVLIENVTERRLALKDDSPRAHLQVIIEGNFDASQVNGPAMKTWLAFWATSMHHPSLHRLQRINDHRLYSNLCCQFRRALPLSEARSAARGLAALIDGLWLRGALSGDAFDTEQAQRIAYEYMDFQLAKQVS; this is translated from the coding sequence ATGCCCAAGGTCGGTATGCAACCCATACGCCGCCAGCAGTTGATCGAAGCCACATTGACTGCGGTCGATCAGGTCGGAATGGGGGATGCCAGCATTGCGCTGATCGCCCGTCTGGCCGGTGTCTCGAATGGCATCATCAGTCACTACTTTCAGGACAAGAATGGCCTGATCGCCGCCACGATGCGGTACCTGATGAACGTCCTGATCGAGAACGTCACCGAGCGCCGGTTGGCGCTGAAAGATGACAGCCCGCGGGCTCATCTTCAGGTGATCATCGAAGGCAACTTCGACGCCAGCCAAGTCAACGGCCCGGCTATGAAAACCTGGCTGGCCTTCTGGGCCACCAGCATGCACCACCCGTCATTGCACAGGTTGCAGCGGATCAACGATCACCGTCTGTATTCCAACCTGTGTTGCCAGTTCCGCCGAGCGTTGCCGTTGTCCGAGGCACGCAGCGCAGCCCGAGGCCTGGCGGCCCTGATCGACGGTTTGTGGTTGCGCGGTGCCCTGTCGGGAGACGCTTTCGACACGGAGCAGGCGCAACGGATCGCTTACGAATACATGGATTTCCAATTGGCCAAGCAGGTGAGTTAG
- a CDS encoding alpha/beta fold hydrolase, whose protein sequence is MNHGSFVIEKLFKHYNVHVEQLGNNPEKKTVLLVNGALSTTRSFARTSKCLSEHFNVLMFDLPFSGYSRPHNTDLDLVTKDDEVQILRALVERFQVNHLVSASWGGISTLLTLAHNPPSIESSVVMALAPNLNQAMLEYVERVRVLIEADDKSAVGHLLNETVGKYLSPRLKRNNHRHLSTMATTEYRQARFHIHQVLALGDGNYLPQLTRIETPVHFLNGVLDEYTPADEAQLFKKYVGRSSFATAEHTGHLLDLESREAALAVHRALIDFLVGKDVALSDIDEAPVGKGVADGA, encoded by the coding sequence ATGAACCATGGAAGTTTTGTCATTGAAAAGCTGTTCAAGCACTACAACGTTCACGTAGAGCAGCTTGGTAACAACCCAGAGAAGAAAACCGTGCTGTTGGTCAATGGCGCGCTGTCCACCACCCGCTCATTTGCCCGTACCAGCAAGTGCCTGTCCGAGCACTTCAATGTGCTGATGTTCGACTTGCCGTTCTCCGGCTATTCACGCCCGCACAACACCGACCTGGACCTTGTGACCAAGGACGATGAAGTGCAGATCCTGCGGGCATTGGTGGAACGCTTTCAGGTCAACCACCTGGTGTCTGCCTCTTGGGGCGGGATTTCCACGCTGCTGACCCTCGCGCATAACCCGCCTTCGATTGAAAGCTCGGTGGTGATGGCGCTGGCGCCCAACCTCAACCAGGCGATGCTCGAATATGTGGAACGGGTGCGCGTGCTGATCGAAGCCGATGACAAATCCGCCGTCGGCCATCTGCTGAATGAAACCGTCGGCAAATACCTGTCGCCACGGCTCAAGCGCAACAACCACCGGCACCTGTCGACCATGGCCACCACCGAGTATCGCCAGGCGCGGTTCCATATCCATCAGGTGCTGGCGCTGGGTGACGGCAACTACCTGCCGCAATTGACCCGAATCGAAACCCCGGTGCACTTCCTCAACGGCGTGCTGGACGAGTACACCCCGGCAGACGAAGCCCAACTGTTCAAAAAATACGTAGGCCGCAGCAGCTTCGCCACCGCCGAGCACACCGGCCATTTGCTCGACCTGGAATCCCGCGAAGCGGCCCTGGCCGTGCACCGGGCGCTGATTGATTTCCTGGTGGGCAAAGACGTGGCGTTGTCAGATATAGACGAAGCGCCAGTGGGAAAAGGAGTTGCCGATGGCGCATAA
- the choV gene encoding choline ABC transporter ATP-binding protein — protein sequence MSIIRFENVDVIFSKDPREALKLLDQGMTRNEILKKTGQIVGVENASLDVEKGEICVLMGLSGSGKSSLLRCINGLNTVSRGKLFVEHEGRQIDIASCTPAELKMMRTQRIAMVFQKFALMPWLTVRENISFGLEMQGRPEKERRKLVDDKLELVGLSQWRNKKPDELSGGMQQRVGLARALAMDADILLMDEPFSALDPLIRQGLQDELLELQRKLSKTIVFVSHDLDEALKLGSRIAIMKDGRIIQYSVPEEIVLNPADDYVRTFVAHTNPLNVLCGRSLMRTVDNCTHVNGSISLDPGGDSWLDLAEGNTIKGARQNGSVLNLQNWAPGQAVEGLGRMPTLVDSNIGMREALQIRYQTGNKLVLQDNNKVVGILGDSELYHALLGKNLG from the coding sequence ATGAGCATTATCCGATTCGAAAATGTCGACGTGATCTTCTCCAAAGACCCACGCGAGGCGCTCAAGCTGCTGGACCAGGGCATGACGCGCAACGAGATCCTGAAAAAGACCGGGCAGATTGTCGGCGTCGAAAACGCCAGCCTGGATGTCGAGAAAGGCGAGATCTGCGTGCTGATGGGCCTGTCCGGCTCGGGCAAGTCGAGCTTGCTGCGCTGCATCAATGGCTTGAACACCGTCAGCCGCGGCAAGCTGTTTGTGGAGCATGAAGGTCGGCAGATCGACATCGCTTCCTGCACCCCCGCCGAGCTGAAAATGATGCGCACCCAGCGCATCGCCATGGTCTTCCAGAAATTTGCCCTGATGCCTTGGCTGACGGTGCGTGAAAACATCAGCTTCGGCCTGGAGATGCAGGGCCGTCCGGAGAAAGAACGGCGCAAGCTGGTGGATGACAAGCTGGAATTGGTGGGCCTGTCGCAGTGGCGCAACAAGAAGCCAGACGAGCTTTCCGGTGGCATGCAGCAGCGTGTCGGCCTGGCCCGGGCGTTGGCGATGGACGCCGATATCCTGCTGATGGACGAACCCTTCTCCGCACTCGACCCGCTGATCCGCCAGGGCTTGCAGGATGAGTTGCTGGAGCTGCAACGCAAGCTGAGCAAGACCATCGTATTTGTAAGCCACGACCTGGATGAGGCGCTGAAACTCGGCAGCCGCATCGCGATCATGAAAGACGGCCGGATCATCCAGTACAGCGTGCCGGAAGAGATCGTGCTGAACCCGGCGGATGACTATGTGCGGACCTTCGTGGCCCACACCAACCCGCTGAATGTGCTGTGTGGCCGCAGCCTGATGCGCACGGTGGACAACTGCACCCACGTCAACGGCTCCATCAGCCTGGACCCGGGTGGCGACTCGTGGCTGGACCTGGCCGAAGGCAACACCATCAAGGGCGCACGGCAGAACGGCTCGGTGCTGAACCTGCAGAACTGGGCACCGGGGCAAGCCGTGGAAGGTTTGGGGCGGATGCCGACGTTGGTGGATTCCAATATCGGGATGCGTGAGGCGTTGCAGATTCGCTATCAGACAGGCAACAAGCTGGTGCTGCAGGACAACAACAAGGTGGTGGGGATTTTGGGTGACAGCGAGTTGTATCACGCGCTGCTGGGCAAGAACCTGGGGTAG